One segment of Solanum lycopersicum chromosome 1, SLM_r2.1 DNA contains the following:
- the LOC101261546 gene encoding GDP-mannose transporter GONST1-like isoform X2 yields MSPRPFFMMAVKRIDNDVENGKLEIKEKSKRNNMIVTVQNKALLSGIAYCISSCSMILVNKYVLSSYNFNAGISLMLYQNFVSVVVVSILSFSGVISTEPLTLRLIKVWLPVNVIFVGMLISSMFSLKYLNVAMVTVLKNVTNVITAVGEMYIFNKHHDSRVWTALILMIVSAVSGGITDLSFHATGYTWQIINCFLTASYSLTLRRIMDTAKQVTKSGNLDEFSMVLLNNTLSLPLGLLLVLLFNEVDYLSTTPLLQLPTFWIVITLSGFLGLTISFTSMWFLHQTSATTYSLVGSLNKIPLSVAGIFLFNVPTSLDNTASIFFGLLAGVFFAQAKMQEKSQS; encoded by the exons ATGAGTCCAAG ACCTTTTTTCATGATGGCTGTAAAACGAATTGACAACGATGTTGAAAATGGAAAGTTGGAGATCAAAGAGAAGTCGAAACGTAACAATATGATTGTCACAGTACAGAACAAAGCGTTGCTATCAGGAATTGCATACTGTATATCTTCATGTAGCATGATATTAGTTAACAAATACGTCCTTTCGAGCTATAATTTCAATGCAGGGATATCATTGATGCTCTATCAG AATTTCGTCTCTGTTGTTGTGGTTTCTATATTGAGCTTCTCTGGTGTAATTTCCACGGAACCACTCACGTTGAGGCTGATCAAAGTCTGGTTGCCTGTTAATGTTATATTTGTCGGAATGCTTATCAGTAGTATGTTCAG TTTGAAGTACCTAAACGTTGCTATGGTTACTGTTCTGAAGAATGTTACTAATGTGATTACTGCTGTTGGTGAAATGTATATATTCAACAAACACCATGATAGTCGAGTGTGGACCGCTCTTATACTGATG ATTGTTTCAGCAGTCTCTGGAGGAATTACAGACCTATCTTTTCATGCTACTGGTTATACATGGCAGATAATCAATTGTTTCTTGACAGCATCATACTCT TTGACTCTACGTAGAATCATGGACACCGCTAAGCAAGTAACAAAATCAGGAAACCTGGACGAATTCTCAATGGTTCTGCTTAACAATACCCTTTCATTGCCTTTAGGCCTTCTCCTCGTACTATTGTTCAATGAAGTTGATTACCTCTCCACGAC ACCACTATTACAATTGCCAACATTTTGGATTGTGATAACATTAAGTGGATTTTTGGGCTTAACTATTAGCTTCACATCTATGTGGTTTCTTCATCAAACAAGTGCAACTACATATAG CCTTGTGGGATCACTAAATAAGATCCCTCTCTCTGTTGCTGGTATTTTCCTTTTCAATGTCCCAACTAGTCTTGACAACACTGCAAGTATATTTTTTG GCCTCTTGGCTGGAGTATTTTTCGCCCAAGCAAAAATGCAGGAGAAATCTCAATCCtaa
- the LOC101261546 gene encoding GDP-mannose transporter GONST1-like isoform X1: MSPRIFSLSADVSLDSPGSILERIHIDDTSSGVQSRERSFLAYQSNSLDKVSSPVRREVANRPFFMMAVKRIDNDVENGKLEIKEKSKRNNMIVTVQNKALLSGIAYCISSCSMILVNKYVLSSYNFNAGISLMLYQNFVSVVVVSILSFSGVISTEPLTLRLIKVWLPVNVIFVGMLISSMFSLKYLNVAMVTVLKNVTNVITAVGEMYIFNKHHDSRVWTALILMIVSAVSGGITDLSFHATGYTWQIINCFLTASYSLTLRRIMDTAKQVTKSGNLDEFSMVLLNNTLSLPLGLLLVLLFNEVDYLSTTPLLQLPTFWIVITLSGFLGLTISFTSMWFLHQTSATTYSLVGSLNKIPLSVAGIFLFNVPTSLDNTASIFFGLLAGVFFAQAKMQEKSQS; the protein is encoded by the exons ATGAGTCCAAG AATTTTTTCTTTATCCGCGGATGTTTCACTTGATTCACCTGGATCAATTTTAGAAAGAATTCATATCGACGATACTAGTAGTGGTGTCCAAAGTAGAGAAAGAAGCTTCTTAGCTTACCAATCCAATTCACTCGACAAGGTCTCGAGTCCAGTTAGAAGAGAAGTAGCCAACAG ACCTTTTTTCATGATGGCTGTAAAACGAATTGACAACGATGTTGAAAATGGAAAGTTGGAGATCAAAGAGAAGTCGAAACGTAACAATATGATTGTCACAGTACAGAACAAAGCGTTGCTATCAGGAATTGCATACTGTATATCTTCATGTAGCATGATATTAGTTAACAAATACGTCCTTTCGAGCTATAATTTCAATGCAGGGATATCATTGATGCTCTATCAG AATTTCGTCTCTGTTGTTGTGGTTTCTATATTGAGCTTCTCTGGTGTAATTTCCACGGAACCACTCACGTTGAGGCTGATCAAAGTCTGGTTGCCTGTTAATGTTATATTTGTCGGAATGCTTATCAGTAGTATGTTCAG TTTGAAGTACCTAAACGTTGCTATGGTTACTGTTCTGAAGAATGTTACTAATGTGATTACTGCTGTTGGTGAAATGTATATATTCAACAAACACCATGATAGTCGAGTGTGGACCGCTCTTATACTGATG ATTGTTTCAGCAGTCTCTGGAGGAATTACAGACCTATCTTTTCATGCTACTGGTTATACATGGCAGATAATCAATTGTTTCTTGACAGCATCATACTCT TTGACTCTACGTAGAATCATGGACACCGCTAAGCAAGTAACAAAATCAGGAAACCTGGACGAATTCTCAATGGTTCTGCTTAACAATACCCTTTCATTGCCTTTAGGCCTTCTCCTCGTACTATTGTTCAATGAAGTTGATTACCTCTCCACGAC ACCACTATTACAATTGCCAACATTTTGGATTGTGATAACATTAAGTGGATTTTTGGGCTTAACTATTAGCTTCACATCTATGTGGTTTCTTCATCAAACAAGTGCAACTACATATAG CCTTGTGGGATCACTAAATAAGATCCCTCTCTCTGTTGCTGGTATTTTCCTTTTCAATGTCCCAACTAGTCTTGACAACACTGCAAGTATATTTTTTG GCCTCTTGGCTGGAGTATTTTTCGCCCAAGCAAAAATGCAGGAGAAATCTCAATCCtaa